In the genome of Coturnix japonica isolate 7356 chromosome 19, Coturnix japonica 2.1, whole genome shotgun sequence, one region contains:
- the EVI2A gene encoding protein EVI2A, translating to MKTKRHGKPHSAFPLGIIFSLCLQISANHTDYPRVSNEIWYPICQNLTCSQNITEDNTTSLPGTDFNGKPTPTAEMQTATPQSLSSTMDPNSSTSSSAQSVPSTGGPRNTSKPKMTMTKETCEDNKFLILICFIIIAALVLICTFLFLSTIVMANKLSYLKKAQQEKRRPRSNGDILATNSFWPSAAGTWQRIPKETTGTDLVMQDLLSARDAAVQTKTQDESTESYTKDTDNKHENKGTMSHKSNSTHFVVEI from the coding sequence atgaagacaAAGAGACATGGCAAACCACATTCTGCTTTCCCTCTTGGGATAATCTTTTCATTGTGTTTGCAAATAAGTGCAAACCATACCGATTACCCCAGGGTTAGCAATGAAATCTGGTATCCAATCTGCCAAAACCTAACTTGCAGTCAGAACATAACAGAAGACAACACAACATCTCTTCCAGGCACTGATTTTAATGGGAAACCAAcacccactgctgaaatgcagacagCCACCCCCCAGTCTTTATCTTCAACGATGGACCCAAACTCCTCCACATCTTCCTCTGCCCAAAGTGTTCCCAGCACTGGAGGACCAAGGAATACCAGCAAACCCAAGATGACCATGACAAAAGAAACATGTGAAGACAATAAGTTTCTTATACTGATTTGCTTCATTATAATAGCAGCCCTTGTACTCATCTGCACCTTCTTGTTTCTGTCAACTATTGTAATGGCAAATAAACTCTCCTATCTCAAAAAAGCTCAACAAGAAAAACGTCGGCCCAGGAGTAATGGTGATATTCTGGCTACCAACAGCTTCTGGCCAAGTGCAGCAGGAACGTGGCAGAGGATCCCTAAGGAGACAACTGGGACTGACTTGGTAATGCAGGACTTGCTATCAGCGAGAGATGCTGCAGtccaaacaaaaacccaagaCGAATCTACTGAGAGTTACACTAAAGACACAGAtaataaacatgaaaacaaaggaacaatGTCACACAAAAGCAATTCAACCCATTTTGTAGTTGAGATTTAG
- the EVI2B gene encoding protein EVI2B: protein MVNNAVILVLLCGEIWESLSTEIPSNVSTNESSVYISTRSPANVSTNESSVYSSTRSPAEDRSTTYQLQTTSPSMQKPGGVLTAGTTLPQLPELHIEPTNGSWVAAMIMGIVLVGMVIAISTIVLWKCCKKPLLADSNWAGQSPFADGDTPDAFMDSGQATKRSSVLFMLPWKLREEPLVQHDPPALEKPPNGTSSTQQPPAEHSCSATDTAGATAPGTEAASPEQVLCPQLAECSELPPPPEWLTGPAEEHASDPGQQEELPSEMKEPYPPPPELIIEATCEPLPQPENPQ from the coding sequence atggtCAACAATGCAGTAATATTGGTCCTCTTGTGTGGAGAAATTTGGGAATCACTTTCCACTGAAATACCTTCAAATGTTTCCACAAATGAAAGCAGCGTGTATATCAGCACCAGGAGCCCGGCAAATGTTTCcacaaatgaaagcagtgtgtATAGCAGCACCAGGAGCCCAGCAGAGGACAGATCTACCACATACCAACTGCAAACAACCAGCCCCAGCATGCAGAAGCCTGGAGGAGTTCTGACTGCTGGGACAACACTGCCACAGCTGCCTGAACTACACATAGAGCCCACCAACGGCAGCTGGGTAGCAGCAATGATAATGGGCATTGTTTTGGTTGGTATGGTGATCGCTATTAGTACCATTGTTCTATGGAAATGCTGCAAGAAGCCGTTGCTAGCCGATTCAAATTGGGCAGGTCAGTCTCCATTTGCAGATGGAGACACTCCAGATGCCTTTATGGACTCTGGCCAGGCTACCAAACGTTcatcagttttatttatgttgCCTTGGAAATTAAGAGAAGAACCATTGGTACAACATGACCCTCCTGCATTAGAGAAACCACCCAATGGCACCTCCAGCActcagcagcccccagcagagcacagctgctctgccaccGACACTGCTGGAGCAACGGCCCcaggcacagaagcagcaagcCCAGAACAggtgctgtgcccacagcttGCTGAGTGCTCCGAGCTGCCTCCTCCCCCTGAATGGCTGACTGGGCCAGCTGAGGAGCACGCCTCGGATCCTGGCCAGCAAGAGGAACTTCCCTCGGAAATGAAGGAACCATATCCCCCACCACCAGAGCTAATTATTGAAGCGACTTGTGAGCCTCTGCCACAGCCAGAAAACCCTCAGTAG
- the OMG gene encoding oligodendrocyte-myelin glycoprotein, with protein sequence MEHQILKTSTCLLVLLFFIPTVLGICPSNCTCSGNNRNVDCSGRNLTVLPQGLQDNITYLNLSFNQFVDLDHQLTRFSNLRTLDISNNWLKNVPAHLPKSLWELYAINNNIKVLQKLDTAYQWNLKVLDVSRNMVERAVLINNTLSSLKFLNLSSNKLWTVPTNMPYNIETVDLSNNFLSQILPGTLVRLQHLTSLYLHNNKFTYIPDKAFDQLFQLQVVTLYNNPWSCSDQQNISYLLKWVQGTTAMVQGAPCADQSMLWADVTPISTTVPDASFIIKGMKAADTTASPAAAESTQMTKMHKQFKAKEVTTLASLSQTILFTNTDRPLLPYPEEPTTRKVSTYEAAATHTIFIKDSTDVNSSLTHSTGSSTTPMTLGITSGMPTNYSRMPQSTTATLRREEATTSILSTDVPSKASICEICLFYAVMLNAVALFIG encoded by the coding sequence ATGGAACACCAGATACTGAAAACATCTACCTGCCTGCTGgtccttctgtttttcatacCCACTGTTCTGGGTATCTGTCCTTCTAACTGTACATGCTCAGGAAACAACAGGAACGTGGACTGCTCAGGCAGAAATTTAACAGTATTGCCACAAGGACTTCAAGACAACATTACATATTTAAATCTGTCATTTAACCAGTTTGTAGATCTCGATCACCAGCTGACGAGATTCAGCAATTTGAGGACCCTTGATATTTCAAATAATTGGCTCAAGAATGTTCCTGCTCATCTGCCCAAGTCCTTATGGGAATTATATGCCATAAATAACAACATTAAAGTCCTTCAGAAACTTGACACAGCTTACCAGTGGAACCTTAAAGTGCTGGATGTTTCCAGGAATATGGTGGAAAGAGCTGTTTTGATCAACAACACACTGAGTAGTCTCAAGTTTCTCAACCTCAGCAGCAACAAACTTTGGACAGTTCCAACCAACATGCCCTACAACATAGAGACAGTGGATCTATCCAATAACTTCTTGTCTCAGATACTTCCAGGAACGCTGGTGAGATTACAACACCTCACAAGCCTCTACCTACACAACAACAAGTTCACATACATTCCCGACAAAGCTTTTGACCAGCTCTTTCAGCTGCAAGTAGTAACACTATACAACAATCCATGGTCCTGCAGCGATCAACAAAATATCTCCTATTTACTTAAATGGGTGCAGGGCACCACTGCCATGGTCCAAGGGGCTCCCTGCGCTGACCAGTCAATGCTGTGGGCCGATGTCACGCCAATCTCCACCACTGTGCCAGACGCCAGCTTCATAATTAAAGGAATGAAGGCAGCAGACACTACTGCCTCTCCGGCTGCAGCTGAATCAACccaaatgacaaaaatgcataAACAATTCAAAGCTAAGGAAGTTACTACCTTGGCTTCGTTAAGCCAGACAATACTGTTCACAAACACGGACCGGCCCCTGCTCCCCTACCCTGAAGAGCCAACAACCAGGAAGGTCAGCACGTATGAAGCAGCTGCCACACACACCATCTTCATTAAAGATTCAACCGATGTAAACTCAAGCCTGACTCATTCAACGGGATCTTCCACCACTCCTATGACTCTCGGTATTACCAGTGGAATGCCAACAAACTACTCCAGAATGCCTCAAAGCACAACTGCTACCTTAAGGAGAGAGGAAGCCACTACCAGCATTCTGAGTACTGATGTGCCCTCCAAAGCGAGCATCTGTGAGAtatgtttgttttatgctgTAATGCTTAATGCAGTGGCACTGTTTATTGGCTAG